The DNA region AGACCGGAAAGAATCTCGACTGTGGGATATTGCCAAGAAATCTTTTTACGGCAATACCGGCAACGACCGCGAAGGTACAAAAAACTTAATAAAGGCATTAAATCATACCACTTTAAGCTGGTTCTACATTCAAGGCACATTGAACGGCCAAAAAACCCACTCTTCAGTTGAAGGGTGGGTTTTTTCAAGCGGTAAATAACAACGTTTAGAAAACTGCCAAAAACTAAGCCCAAGATAAAAACTAGATAAGACATGGATCAAGTTTAGGCTTCGCGCTTTAGGATTTATTGAGCAATATCGTAACAGGCCTTGCCGGCAACGCCGCCACAACTTGCCGTATCGGCACCGGCAAATCCGGAGGTGTAGGCACTTGTATAAGGGCAGGCGCTACCGGTTGTGGAAGTACAATCTCTATCCTGGTTTAAAAGTAAACTTGTAGTGTCTTCTAAACTGGTGCCAATATGATATGACTGCGGGCCAATAGTGCCAGCGGGCGTATAATACGCATACCAATAACAGTTATCGGAATTGGCAGTGCAAACCGTGCCTGTAGGAGACAAAGGATCTTGCGGCCATGTTGCTATTTCGCCATTTGTAACTAAGTTACCCAATACAGTCGGATATTTGCCGTTTTTGCCATAATAATCCTCTACAGCGGTTTGCAATGTTCTGACATCGGCAATTCTTTTGGTGTCTCGCGCCCTCTTTCTGGCGCCGGTGAGATTAACAACAATAATAGACGCCAAAAGGCCTATAATACCGATAACTACCAAAAGTTCCAGCAAAGTAAATCCTGCTTGCTTTTCCGGAGAGATAGATGTTGGGTATTTTTTATTTGATTTTTTAAATATAAACATAAATTTATTTAATAATGATTAAATCGACCTTTTTTAGAATGCGTTAACTAAATTATATATCGGCAAAAGAATTGCCGCAACTAAGATACCCACACCCGCCCCCAGAACAACAATTAGAATCGGCTCAATAAGATTAACGATATTGTCAAACGCGCGGTTAACCTCTTCTATAAAAAAAGTTGCAACTTGTTTTAAAATCGTATCTATTTTCCCGGTTTGTTCGCCAATTAAAATCATTTGAGTGACCATCGGCAGAATCTCGGAATGTCGGGCAAAAACAACGCTGATGGTACTACCCTTTCTTACTGCCTCATTCGCTTCAAGGATAATGCGCTTATAAACCGCGTTCC from Parcubacteria group bacterium includes:
- a CDS encoding prepilin-type N-terminal cleavage/methylation domain-containing protein codes for the protein MFIFKKSNKKYPTSISPEKQAGFTLLELLVVIGIIGLLASIIVVNLTGARKRARDTKRIADVRTLQTAVEDYYGKNGKYPTVLGNLVTNGEIATWPQDPLSPTGTVCTANSDNCYWYAYYTPAGTIGPQSYHIGTSLEDTTSLLLNQDRDCTSTTGSACPYTSAYTSGFAGADTASCGGVAGKACYDIAQ